Genomic segment of Salvia hispanica cultivar TCC Black 2014 chromosome 2, UniMelb_Shisp_WGS_1.0, whole genome shotgun sequence:
TCTGGCTGTATCTACGTTTTCACCAATGATTGTTATAGTGCAGAAGTTTGAATGAATAAGCTGTCCATAGAATTGTCCTTTGAGCGGATAAAGTTTTCTATACCACTAGCTTCATTCACTTGTTTTGCAGTTTGATGGCTTCATTGATCTGGATGGGTATGACACATTGGCTCTAAAAGTTAGAGGAGACGGGCGATGCTACATATCTACTGTGAGTAATTTGACCCTGTTATGAACTTTGGACACATCGAAgaagattttcttttttgatgcTTTAAGCGAGTTGAGTGCAATCGTATGCAGTTTTAACGATGCTTATATAACTGGGAACAAGCTAATCGAGGATAAATCTAACTTCGATGCAGATTTATACAGAGAATTGGGTGAATTCTCCGGGACAACAAGAAGATAACTCGTGGCAAGCGTTTGTTTATGTGCCTAAGGACAACTGGTACATTGCCAAGGCaagcctctctctctctctctcttgcgCGTACACACTTACAATGTGGCCATGGCAGTCATACGAGTGCCTACTATACAGATGATTAAAAGGGGGGCCATtgtctttttcaattttcagtaTTGAAGACACGAAAGAGAAACATTTCCATTCTTGCGCACGAGCAAAAACTGAACTCTCTTACTAATCAAGAACTATGTTTTTCTATCTGCCAGATCCCCCTTGCTCGATACCTGCCAACATGGCGAGGCAATGTGATAGACGCAGAGCTCGAGATGAACCCATCTCGCGTTGTTGGAATGTCTCTCTCGCTGAATGCAGAAGGGGGAATCCCAGGCGCCATCTCTGGTCCAGGTGATTTTCGAGTCGAGATAGACTGGATCAAAGCTCTTAGAACATTGAGTTAGTTGATCCTCGTTGCTATAGAGTATAGAcacaaattcaattttgttcGACATATTTTGAACCTCGACGGTCTACTACGTGTATATTGATGATGTCATTATACCCGCGTCGTTGCACGAAAAGCACATACTATATGTGATGAAACCTCAATAAATATGGTGCTGATCTGTTTCAGGCTTGTGTTTCTACACAGTTCTTTAACTATTGCTgtcaaatttaattgatttgaagAAAAGAGGACGGTGGGATTTGTTCTTTGTTGACGTGGACACAATTCCCCTCACAATCTTGTGATTCAGTTTGATATTTCCTTCTACTGTCTTTAACTGAAACCAAACAAGAAAAAGTATctaatttttgtattatgAGGCACGTGATTTGCAGCAAGTTTGCACCTGTTGGTCACGTGATCCCATAATTGGAATATGGACCACTCTACCTTCTAATTTCAGTCATAAACACAAAGTTGAAGACTTGAAGCCATACATCATAGATTTTTGTTGATACCAATTGCAAAAGTTGAGGTTGTGGTGCAAACATATAAAAGTGATATCTATTCTTCTATCTTCTAACTTGATATCAAAGATATTGACAATTATACAAGAGAAAAATGTGATAATGTTAGATATGCCCGCACACTGCGGATGATCTTCTGTGAGCCCACCTCTTTGTTGAATATCACCATCATGTAGTTGAGAGGCAATTTCCATGAGCCTAATAGTACAAGATTTTGTACTCTTATCGTTTTCAAATAAGTGTTATGTTTGAGGATGCGAGCACAACGAGCTCAAAGAGGAGGGGGGATGGTAGGAGAAGAT
This window contains:
- the LOC125207138 gene encoding probable complex I intermediate-associated protein 30, which gives rise to MSRFRGLWQASVNATKRALLWKPEDLLPPSERYIFKFDSKEELKRWHLYADSEFNGLSSASLQIKESTNGSSGTGVFSGNLSLDVSEGTKWNISRSGFCGMRSKKFDGFIDLDGYDTLALKVRGDGRCYISTIYTENWVNSPGQQEDNSWQAFVYVPKDNWYIAKIPLARYLPTWRGNVIDAELEMNPSRVVGMSLSLNAEGGIPGAISGPGDFRVEIDWIKALRTLS